The Sphingobacterium bambusae genome includes a window with the following:
- a CDS encoding 16S rRNA (uracil(1498)-N(3))-methyltransferase, translated as MHLFYTPTLLPAHQNFVLTEEESKHAVRVLRLQAGNMVYLVDGRGGWYTAEILDPHPKRTTLTITQVVQEYEKPSYHLHIAIAPTKNIDRIEWFLEKATEVGIQEITPIICEHSERKEVKLDRLNKVVISAMKQSLKAYLPQINPAISLSQFLQQQNEKKDLVKCIAHCADGEKKYLQDVARPHANYLLLIGPEGDFSENEIKLAQDACFHAISLGNSRLRTETAGLTSCIEVALLNR; from the coding sequence ATGCACCTTTTTTACACCCCGACATTACTGCCAGCGCATCAAAACTTTGTACTGACCGAGGAGGAAAGTAAGCATGCAGTGCGTGTATTGCGGCTGCAGGCTGGAAACATGGTTTATCTTGTTGACGGAAGGGGAGGCTGGTATACCGCGGAAATCCTTGATCCGCACCCAAAACGGACGACATTAACTATTACCCAGGTCGTGCAGGAATATGAAAAGCCTTCCTATCATTTACATATTGCTATTGCCCCAACAAAGAATATCGATCGTATAGAGTGGTTTTTGGAAAAGGCTACCGAGGTTGGCATTCAAGAAATTACGCCTATAATCTGCGAGCATTCCGAACGGAAAGAGGTAAAGCTCGATCGCTTGAACAAGGTTGTCATTTCGGCCATGAAGCAGTCATTGAAGGCTTACCTACCGCAGATCAATCCTGCTATTTCCCTCTCGCAATTTCTGCAGCAGCAGAACGAAAAAAAAGATTTGGTAAAATGCATTGCGCATTGTGCCGATGGCGAAAAGAAGTACTTACAAGATGTCGCCCGACCCCACGCAAATTATTTACTGTTGATAGGCCCTGAAGGCGATTTTTCAGAAAACGAGATCAAACTTGCACAAGATGCATGCTTTCATGCGATATCTTTGGGAAACAGTCGTTTGCGTACCGAGACAGCTGGCTTGACCAGCTGTATAGAGGTTGCATTGCTAAATAGGTAA
- a CDS encoding HIT family protein: protein MSTIFSKIVSGEIPAHKVAESNDFLAFLDVRPLTQGHVLVIPKKETDYIFDIHDDEYMGMWVFAKIVAQGIKKVFPCRKVGVAVVGLEVAHAHIHLIPLNQVDDMNFARPKLEIAAEEMTQIAEQIREAISEVTGANKSQ, encoded by the coding sequence ATGTCAACGATTTTTTCAAAGATAGTGTCGGGGGAGATTCCAGCCCATAAAGTGGCGGAAAGTAATGATTTTCTCGCTTTTTTGGACGTGCGTCCGTTAACCCAAGGGCATGTGTTGGTGATCCCAAAAAAGGAAACTGATTATATCTTTGATATTCATGACGACGAATACATGGGTATGTGGGTATTTGCAAAAATTGTTGCCCAAGGTATAAAAAAGGTGTTTCCTTGCCGTAAGGTTGGAGTTGCTGTGGTTGGTTTGGAAGTAGCCCATGCACATATACATTTGATCCCATTGAATCAGGTTGATGACATGAATTTTGCAAGACCTAAGTTGGAGATAGCGGCGGAAGAGATGACGCAGATTGCGGAACAAATTCGGGAAGCGATTTCGGAAGTGACAGGTGCTAATAAATCCCAATAA
- a CDS encoding ABC transporter permease, which yields MNNLQLVWKNITQQLGSTLLSILLTSFGVAILCVIYITGDAFEKQLTNNSKNIDLVVGAKGSPLQLILSSLYHVDNPTGNIALAEARKLGNNPFIEYAVPISLGDNFKGHRLIGTEPSYLELYELKIAEGKIWGKAFEALIGSEVARKRGLKIGDTFNTAHGLSAEGHVHDEHPFHVVGILEKSNSVVDNLILCNLESVWDVHGIAHGNEESDHDHAEHAHEHEEHHHDAAEGHNHDTEQHDHGKHEEDHDHDHSDEGEIVSEKPNDVFVKSIGEDMLEHRGDEVTALLVKYASPAAMGIVPRLVNQSTDMQAASPAIESTRLFSLLGVGLDSLAILAYVIMLIAGLSVFISLYNALKERKYDLAIMRSMGASQTKLFSLVIVEGLVITFIGGVLGLLFGHLALYLINQQTSESADFIEAFRVNSKELFLILAAVIIGMLAALIPAIRAYKTSISTILADK from the coding sequence ATGAACAATCTGCAACTCGTCTGGAAAAATATAACGCAACAACTGGGCTCCACCTTGCTTAGCATTTTACTGACATCCTTTGGCGTAGCCATTCTCTGTGTAATATACATTACCGGCGATGCCTTTGAAAAGCAACTCACGAACAACAGCAAGAACATCGATTTGGTGGTCGGGGCCAAAGGAAGTCCTTTGCAATTGATCTTAAGCTCGCTTTACCATGTCGATAACCCCACCGGCAATATTGCATTAGCTGAAGCACGCAAGCTGGGCAACAACCCCTTTATCGAATATGCGGTACCTATCTCCCTCGGTGATAATTTTAAAGGACACCGTTTAATAGGAACAGAGCCTAGCTACTTGGAACTCTATGAACTAAAAATAGCGGAGGGAAAAATATGGGGTAAAGCCTTTGAAGCATTGATCGGCAGTGAAGTTGCCCGCAAGCGGGGATTGAAGATTGGCGACACCTTTAACACCGCACACGGATTATCGGCCGAAGGACATGTGCACGATGAACACCCTTTTCATGTGGTGGGAATTTTGGAAAAGTCTAATTCGGTGGTGGACAACCTTATTCTCTGCAACCTTGAAAGCGTTTGGGATGTCCACGGTATTGCACACGGCAATGAGGAATCAGATCATGATCATGCAGAACATGCACATGAACATGAAGAGCATCATCATGACGCAGCAGAAGGTCATAACCACGACACGGAGCAGCATGATCATGGAAAGCATGAAGAAGATCATGATCATGACCATAGCGACGAAGGCGAAATTGTGAGCGAGAAGCCGAATGATGTCTTCGTGAAGAGCATTGGCGAAGATATGCTGGAGCATCGTGGCGACGAAGTTACGGCATTGCTGGTCAAGTATGCATCACCAGCGGCCATGGGCATTGTTCCACGCTTAGTAAACCAGTCTACAGACATGCAAGCAGCGTCTCCGGCAATCGAGAGCACTCGCTTATTTTCCCTATTGGGTGTCGGACTTGATTCCTTGGCCATCTTGGCCTATGTAATTATGCTGATTGCTGGGCTCAGTGTATTCATCAGCCTCTACAATGCCTTAAAAGAAAGAAAGTACGATTTGGCCATCATGCGCTCCATGGGAGCCTCACAAACTAAACTTTTCAGCCTAGTCATAGTCGAAGGTTTAGTGATCACGTTCATCGGCGGTGTATTGGGCTTGTTATTCGGCCACCTCGCGCTCTATCTTATCAATCAGCAAACCAGTGAAAGTGCTGATTTCATTGAAGCGTTCCGCGTAAATAGCAAGGAATTATTCTTAATTTTGGCTGCGGTCATCATTGGAATGCTTGCGGCACTCATTCCAGCAATACGTGCTTACAAAACATCGATTTCAACAATTCTAGCAGATAAATAA
- a CDS encoding response regulator transcription factor: MSKDITIAVVEDDENLRFLVAHRLQTEGYKVIQTGNGTDAEELIIQQKPAVVLLDWMLPGKEGIEVCEAVRKAGFEHIIIMMTAKSQDVDKIDAYSYGVTDYITKPFNMDVLVAMIENKVRFFLPKNNDIYTFGNTEHHPNIHSLVRDGRKIELTILENRILLYFLQNVGKEITREQLMEVVWGYSSNVNTRTLDMHVVRLRKKIETNPDKPHYLQTVRGLGYKFIDSEEEE; the protein is encoded by the coding sequence ATGAGTAAAGATATCACCATAGCGGTAGTGGAAGACGATGAAAATCTTCGTTTTTTAGTTGCCCATCGTTTGCAAACAGAAGGATATAAGGTCATCCAAACCGGTAATGGTACAGATGCCGAAGAGCTTATTATTCAGCAGAAGCCTGCAGTTGTATTGTTAGACTGGATGCTTCCTGGGAAAGAGGGGATTGAAGTGTGTGAAGCGGTCAGGAAGGCTGGATTTGAGCATATCATCATTATGATGACGGCAAAATCGCAGGATGTCGACAAAATTGACGCCTACAGTTATGGCGTTACCGATTATATTACCAAGCCATTCAATATGGATGTGCTGGTCGCGATGATCGAGAACAAAGTACGTTTCTTCTTGCCAAAGAATAATGACATTTACACCTTCGGTAATACCGAACACCACCCAAACATACATTCCTTAGTGCGTGATGGGCGTAAGATTGAGCTGACGATCTTGGAGAATAGAATTTTATTGTACTTCTTGCAAAATGTCGGCAAGGAGATCACCCGTGAACAGCTGATGGAAGTGGTGTGGGGCTACAGCTCCAATGTGAACACGCGCACCTTGGACATGCATGTGGTGCGCTTGCGTAAAAAAATCGAAACGAACCCCGATAAACCGCATTATCTACAGACGGTGCGTGGTCTAGGCTATAAATTCATAGATAGCGAAGAGGAAGAATAA
- a CDS encoding ABC transporter ATP-binding protein, with translation MADTVLSSVQLSYQYPQGAHLSFPDILVSKNQHSLLLGDSGRGKTTLLHLLSGLSKPTQGEVELMGKSLYSLSGSALDAYRAQHLGFIFQEAHLLKNLSVAQNIKLAQHLAKRPVDEQAISAVLEQLQLADKADALPHQLSRGQKQRVAIARAVINRPGLLLADEPTASLDDTNTDLVLKLLFDAATTHGSTLLIATHDKRIKDHFTQAYQL, from the coding sequence ATGGCAGATACCGTATTATCCTCCGTCCAGCTTAGCTATCAATATCCGCAAGGGGCGCATCTTAGCTTTCCCGATATCTTGGTCAGCAAAAACCAGCACAGCCTTTTGCTGGGTGACTCAGGGCGAGGAAAAACCACGCTGCTACATTTGCTCAGTGGTTTATCTAAGCCAACGCAGGGTGAGGTAGAACTGATGGGAAAAAGCCTATACAGTCTTTCCGGCTCCGCATTGGATGCGTACCGGGCGCAGCATCTTGGTTTTATCTTTCAGGAGGCACATCTATTAAAAAACCTCAGCGTAGCGCAGAACATCAAGCTGGCACAGCATTTAGCAAAGCGGCCAGTGGACGAGCAAGCGATTTCGGCGGTGCTGGAACAATTGCAGTTGGCAGATAAAGCCGATGCCTTGCCCCATCAGCTTAGCAGAGGCCAAAAACAACGTGTAGCCATTGCGCGTGCCGTGATCAATCGCCCGGGGTTGCTGTTGGCCGACGAGCCTACCGCCTCGCTGGATGATACCAACACCGATTTGGTTCTTAAGCTGCTATTTGATGCGGCGACGACACATGGCTCGACCTTACTGATTGCGACACACGACAAACGTATCAAAGATCATTTCACGCAGGCCTATCAGCTGTAG
- a CDS encoding DedA family protein: protein MQDLWLSIQQLMNPEYLLSHGGFYIVVLIVFAETGLFFGFFLPGDYLLFLAGLFCALGKIDVDITTMYLGILSAGILGNFTGYWFGYRTGPMLFKRKDSFLFKRKYVIMAEEFYQKYGGTALVIGRFVPIIRTFAPIFAGVVKLNFRKFVLYNIIGAFLWASLLTLTGYFLGVKFPFIIHYVEYIIVGLIVIAFLPIAIALLKRWLKNKKQTKQS from the coding sequence ATGCAAGATTTGTGGCTGTCCATCCAGCAATTAATGAATCCCGAGTACCTGTTGAGCCATGGTGGTTTCTACATTGTGGTATTGATTGTCTTTGCCGAAACGGGTCTTTTCTTTGGATTTTTCCTTCCTGGTGACTACCTGTTGTTTTTGGCGGGGCTTTTTTGTGCGCTGGGTAAGATCGATGTTGACATCACTACCATGTACCTTGGTATTTTATCGGCGGGCATTTTGGGCAACTTTACGGGCTATTGGTTCGGCTATCGAACGGGGCCCATGCTTTTCAAACGCAAAGATTCTTTTCTCTTCAAACGCAAGTACGTGATCATGGCAGAAGAGTTTTATCAGAAATATGGTGGAACAGCGTTGGTTATAGGGCGCTTTGTTCCTATTATTCGTACATTTGCACCTATATTCGCCGGAGTGGTAAAACTAAACTTCAGGAAATTTGTCCTCTACAACATAATTGGAGCATTTTTATGGGCCTCTTTGTTGACGTTGACAGGTTATTTCTTGGGCGTCAAGTTTCCGTTTATCATCCATTATGTCGAATACATCATCGTTGGCCTTATCGTGATTGCTTTCTTGCCAATCGCGATAGCACTGCTGAAACGATGGTTGAAAAACAAAAAACAAACAAAACAGTCATAA
- the greA gene encoding transcription elongation factor GreA, which produces MAEVTYYTQEGLDKLKQELQQLKTEGRANIAKAIAEARDKGDLSENAEYDAAKEAQGLHETKIAKLEEVLASARLIDESTLDTSKVLALSYVKIKNKKNNAVMTYQLVSETEADLKSGKISVKSPIAQGLLGKSVGEVAQVEAPAGVLEFEILEISR; this is translated from the coding sequence ATGGCAGAAGTAACGTATTACACGCAAGAAGGTTTGGACAAGCTGAAACAGGAGTTACAGCAGTTGAAAACGGAAGGTAGAGCTAATATTGCTAAAGCGATAGCCGAAGCACGGGATAAGGGAGATTTATCCGAAAACGCAGAGTATGATGCAGCTAAAGAAGCGCAGGGTCTACACGAGACAAAGATAGCAAAGCTCGAAGAAGTATTGGCTAGTGCTCGTCTTATCGACGAGTCCACATTGGATACTTCCAAGGTTTTGGCCTTGTCTTATGTGAAGATCAAAAACAAGAAAAACAACGCCGTGATGACCTATCAATTGGTGTCTGAGACAGAGGCTGATTTGAAGTCTGGAAAGATTTCCGTCAAATCTCCTATTGCGCAAGGCTTATTGGGAAAATCCGTAGGCGAGGTTGCACAAGTAGAAGCACCGGCGGGTGTCTTGGAATTTGAAATTCTTGAAATATCACGGTAA
- a CDS encoding inorganic diphosphatase, protein MSTTHPWHQIAPGSDLPNSVNAIIEITNGSKGKYELDKDTGLLLLDRVLSSSVVYPANYGFIPQTYCDDKDPLDILVICSVDILPLTLVEAKVIGVMNMVDGGEQDDKIIAVAKNDPIYNYITDIEQLAPHVMKEIVQFFESYKALEKKSVQVEGLHGRERAQEILLESIALYKKEFGNQ, encoded by the coding sequence ATGAGTACAACACATCCTTGGCATCAGATAGCTCCCGGAAGCGACTTGCCAAATTCCGTCAATGCGATTATTGAAATTACAAATGGTTCCAAAGGGAAATACGAGTTGGATAAAGATACCGGATTACTTTTGTTGGACCGTGTATTAAGTTCTTCCGTAGTTTATCCTGCCAATTATGGGTTTATTCCACAAACCTATTGTGACGATAAAGATCCCCTCGATATTTTGGTGATCTGCTCAGTAGACATCTTGCCTTTGACGTTGGTTGAAGCAAAGGTGATCGGTGTGATGAATATGGTTGATGGTGGTGAACAGGATGACAAAATCATCGCGGTAGCGAAAAACGATCCTATTTACAACTACATCACGGATATCGAGCAATTGGCGCCGCATGTGATGAAAGAGATCGTACAGTTCTTTGAAAGTTACAAAGCATTGGAAAAGAAATCTGTACAAGTGGAAGGATTGCATGGCCGCGAGCGTGCGCAGGAAATCCTTTTAGAAAGTATAGCATTATACAAGAAAGAATTTGGTAATCAATAA
- a CDS encoding TonB-dependent receptor yields MNKFSYYVALIISLLTIQHSVVKAQQFGVKGKVLDLETYQPIPGVSIKIANTNLATSTNESGEFSITLPTKGSEYILVSTFVGYDADSTKFTLQTNSWEFVPVSLINSSSTLDEVVVTRRRERVSEIALLDERRLSNLMVEKVGSQELSRKGVGDAASAMAKMSGVSKVDGSNQVYVRGLGDRYNSTSYNGLPIPSNNPERKNINLDIFSTDIVDYIAIDKVYNSYMSGDFAGGNVDIAAKSYSGTGLLEVSLGSSINTNVVDKWGNFSLQQGPSRSGFVNYGVPNDPLGGYNFSNTLNPVNVNPIPANVGVLGGKSFEFKNGQRLNLFAIANYTSDYNYREGVNRSVAAGGEQLKDFHQTRFGFSTNSTAMLNANYVFNPNHKIAYNFLFINSSDQFRDTYSGFIRDLAENGTGIIQRGTFVQNKLFVEQLLGNHQFTDRIGVDWGASYNNIISSIPDRTQNITRQDDNLNFRTIAQNQPTDNHRYYQDLTENELAFNLVGNYKLGDPDNSRGKLSIGYNGKIKRREFEDIQFNLRVSATGLEQEVDPNNLDAFFNKGNYEDGYFGIEGFVRDFPQVYSGRQNIHAGFANVDYKLTDKLTGILGFRYENIMQSIFYRTNLDRSGTTNTFNRNGFLPNLMLKYEVSDKQNLRLGASKTYTLPQFKERAYFIYEDVTEIKVGNPDLYPSEDYNLDLKWEMFPKSGELLSFTAFGKYIKDPINEVTLASSTNDISFLNTGDYGTVYGAEIEVKKDLVTFDNGDKLTFGANAAYMKTNQDLSAEKVRNETNFNLNLTYDKASFTGASDFLANADLSYVKKWNAESDLMATVVYNHFSDRLYALGTEGKGNQVDKAVGTLDFIMKYKLNRRFGIDLTARNLLDPSYERVQENQNAPVTILSYKKGVRFSLGLKYNLF; encoded by the coding sequence ATGAACAAGTTCAGCTATTATGTTGCTTTAATCATTTCATTATTAACCATTCAACATTCGGTGGTCAAAGCACAGCAATTCGGGGTGAAAGGAAAGGTTTTGGATTTGGAGACCTACCAGCCTATCCCGGGGGTAAGCATCAAGATTGCCAATACCAATTTGGCGACATCAACCAATGAAAGTGGGGAGTTTTCGATCACCCTACCGACAAAAGGAAGTGAATATATATTGGTAAGTACTTTTGTTGGGTACGATGCCGATTCTACCAAATTTACATTACAAACGAATAGCTGGGAGTTTGTTCCGGTTTCCCTAATCAATTCCAGCTCTACCTTAGACGAAGTTGTCGTTACTCGGAGACGCGAACGTGTAAGCGAAATTGCTTTGTTGGATGAGAGGAGACTTTCCAATCTAATGGTTGAAAAAGTGGGATCGCAGGAATTATCAAGAAAAGGTGTAGGTGATGCAGCGTCAGCCATGGCTAAAATGAGCGGGGTGTCTAAAGTAGACGGCAGTAATCAAGTTTATGTACGTGGATTAGGAGACCGATACAATTCTACGTCATACAACGGATTGCCTATTCCTTCTAATAATCCGGAACGTAAGAATATCAACCTAGATATCTTTTCTACGGATATTGTGGATTATATAGCTATTGACAAAGTGTACAATTCCTACATGTCTGGTGATTTTGCAGGCGGTAACGTTGATATTGCCGCCAAAAGCTACTCTGGAACAGGTTTACTTGAAGTATCGCTGGGTAGTAGTATAAATACTAACGTAGTCGATAAATGGGGAAACTTTAGTTTGCAACAAGGGCCCTCAAGATCTGGATTCGTTAATTACGGTGTTCCAAACGACCCGTTAGGAGGGTATAACTTTTCTAATACTTTAAATCCAGTTAACGTCAATCCAATTCCAGCTAATGTTGGTGTTTTAGGAGGTAAATCATTCGAATTTAAAAATGGACAACGACTAAATCTATTTGCCATCGCTAACTATACTAGCGATTATAATTATCGCGAAGGTGTGAATAGAAGCGTTGCGGCAGGAGGAGAGCAGTTAAAAGATTTCCATCAGACACGATTTGGGTTTTCAACAAATTCAACAGCTATGTTGAATGCAAACTATGTTTTCAATCCGAATCATAAGATCGCGTACAATTTCTTGTTTATTAATTCTTCTGATCAATTTCGCGACACCTATTCTGGTTTTATACGTGATTTAGCCGAAAATGGTACCGGCATTATACAACGCGGAACCTTCGTTCAAAATAAGCTTTTCGTAGAGCAATTATTGGGAAACCATCAGTTTACAGATAGAATAGGTGTAGATTGGGGTGCGTCCTACAATAATATTATTAGTTCAATTCCAGATCGTACGCAAAACATAACGAGACAAGACGATAACTTGAATTTCCGGACCATTGCGCAAAATCAACCGACTGACAACCATCGGTATTATCAAGACCTTACGGAAAACGAATTAGCTTTTAATTTGGTGGGTAACTATAAGTTGGGGGATCCAGATAACTCGCGCGGAAAATTGTCGATAGGTTATAACGGAAAAATAAAACGCAGAGAATTTGAGGATATCCAATTTAATCTACGTGTTAGTGCGACCGGCTTAGAACAAGAAGTTGATCCGAATAACTTAGACGCTTTCTTTAACAAAGGGAATTACGAAGATGGCTATTTTGGTATAGAGGGGTTTGTAAGAGATTTTCCGCAAGTTTATTCTGGTCGACAAAATATTCACGCTGGTTTCGCAAATGTTGATTACAAACTGACGGATAAATTGACCGGTATCTTAGGGTTCAGGTACGAAAATATTATGCAATCCATCTTTTACAGAACCAATTTGGATAGATCAGGAACAACAAATACCTTCAACCGTAATGGTTTCCTTCCAAATCTTATGTTGAAGTATGAGGTTAGTGATAAACAAAACCTTCGTTTAGGAGCTAGCAAAACATATACACTACCTCAGTTTAAGGAAAGAGCATATTTTATATACGAAGATGTTACGGAAATAAAAGTTGGTAACCCCGATTTGTATCCTTCTGAAGATTACAATTTAGATTTGAAATGGGAAATGTTTCCAAAATCAGGTGAATTATTATCATTTACTGCATTTGGAAAATATATTAAAGATCCAATCAATGAGGTGACATTAGCATCGTCTACCAACGATATCTCTTTCCTAAACACCGGCGATTACGGAACGGTATACGGTGCTGAAATAGAGGTTAAAAAAGACCTTGTAACTTTTGATAACGGAGATAAATTAACCTTTGGAGCTAATGCTGCCTACATGAAAACTAATCAAGATCTAAGTGCTGAGAAAGTTAGAAATGAAACTAATTTCAATCTAAATCTCACATACGATAAAGCGAGTTTCACTGGGGCTTCGGACTTTTTAGCGAACGCGGATTTATCTTATGTTAAGAAATGGAATGCAGAGTCTGATTTAATGGCGACTGTTGTTTATAACCATTTTTCAGATAGGTTGTATGCTCTTGGTACAGAAGGTAAAGGAAATCAGGTAGATAAAGCGGTTGGTACATTGGATTTTATTATGAAATATAAATTGAATCGACGCTTCGGTATAGATCTTACCGCGAGAAACTTGTTGGATCCATCTTACGAGAGAGTTCAAGAAAATCAAAATGCGCCGGTAACAATCTTATCGTATAAAAAGGGAGTAAGATTTTCTCTTGGCCTGAAGTATAATCTATTTTAA
- a CDS encoding hemolysin family protein translates to MAVDVFWTIFLVLANGFFVAAEFAIVKVRASQIELQAKSGSKVAKIAKNITEHLDGYLAATQLGITLASLALGWVGEAVMTEIVHKIFGLFNVELTGPIAKNLGHVFAFSIITFLHIVFGELAPKSIAIQRPVATTMRIAAPLQFFYYIFRPIIWLLNGFANFLLRLIGVDVHGHEASHSSEELQYLLEKGKESGALNNAEHELIKNVFDFNERIVKNIMVPRTKIVAVDMLDSADDFISTVTEEGYSRIPIYDDNIDQIVGIVHTKDILPIIVKGKEVVLKNIMRKPYFIPETKKINDLMTEFQLKRIQIAIVLDEFGGTAGMVTLEDIVEELVGEIQDEYDEETPVVERISETEYMVDAGANVHDANGYLPLELPESSDYDTIAGLVSHFFEKIPDVGEVKEVEGYAITIIKKTQQNIEFVKLDLVETPNDDIDED, encoded by the coding sequence ATGGCCGTCGACGTTTTTTGGACAATATTTTTAGTTTTAGCTAATGGTTTTTTTGTAGCAGCAGAATTTGCCATCGTGAAGGTGCGAGCCTCGCAAATTGAACTGCAAGCAAAATCAGGTAGCAAAGTGGCGAAAATTGCCAAAAATATTACCGAACACCTTGATGGTTATCTTGCGGCAACGCAATTAGGAATTACATTGGCTTCTCTTGCCCTGGGATGGGTGGGAGAAGCTGTAATGACCGAGATCGTGCATAAGATTTTCGGCCTTTTTAACGTGGAGCTAACCGGGCCTATAGCGAAAAACTTAGGACATGTGTTTGCGTTCAGTATCATCACGTTTCTGCATATCGTTTTTGGCGAGCTGGCACCGAAATCCATTGCTATCCAACGGCCTGTGGCCACAACGATGCGTATCGCCGCTCCTTTACAGTTCTTTTACTACATTTTTCGCCCGATTATTTGGTTGCTCAACGGCTTTGCCAATTTCTTGTTACGCCTTATTGGTGTCGATGTGCATGGTCACGAAGCCAGCCATTCCTCGGAAGAGTTGCAGTACTTACTAGAAAAGGGTAAAGAGAGTGGAGCACTCAACAATGCGGAGCATGAATTGATCAAAAATGTTTTCGATTTCAACGAACGCATCGTAAAAAATATCATGGTGCCTCGCACCAAGATCGTGGCTGTAGATATGCTGGATTCAGCGGATGATTTTATCAGCACCGTTACCGAAGAAGGCTACTCCCGTATACCGATCTACGATGATAATATTGATCAGATCGTCGGTATCGTGCATACCAAAGATATCTTACCTATTATTGTCAAGGGTAAAGAGGTGGTGCTCAAGAATATTATGCGTAAGCCTTATTTCATCCCGGAAACCAAGAAAATCAATGACTTGATGACGGAGTTTCAGCTGAAGCGCATTCAGATAGCGATCGTGTTGGATGAATTTGGTGGAACGGCCGGTATGGTCACCTTGGAGGATATCGTGGAGGAACTTGTGGGTGAGATCCAAGATGAGTACGATGAGGAAACACCTGTTGTCGAACGTATCTCCGAAACCGAGTATATGGTTGATGCAGGAGCGAATGTGCATGATGCCAACGGTTATTTGCCGCTGGAGCTGCCTGAAAGCTCAGACTACGATACCATCGCAGGTTTGGTAAGCCATTTCTTCGAGAAGATCCCGGATGTGGGCGAAGTGAAAGAAGTGGAAGGTTACGCAATTACGATCATCAAGAAAACACAACAGAATATCGAGTTTGTCAAGCTTGATCTTGTCGAGACGCCAAATGACGATATTGACGAAGACTAG